In one window of Rutidosis leptorrhynchoides isolate AG116_Rl617_1_P2 unplaced genomic scaffold, CSIRO_AGI_Rlap_v1 contig44, whole genome shotgun sequence DNA:
- the LOC139883720 gene encoding alpha-galactosidase 1-like: MVVIAFPKFKRGAWIDMGSSDLAFFVKQPINTQRPTPYPVSTLAGSSSHFRRKRNPAIYTLQVERERERILVAVVAVMVRGKWSDPLLLAVVIACVWWPLATDGAPAGASKARVDLKSSKYLHYRQEYRRNLLANGLGLTPPMGWNSWNHFWCTVNETILRETADALVSTGLSKLGYEYVNIDDCWAEIARDYNGNLVAKNTTFPSGIKALADYVHSKGLKLGIYSDAGYFTCSKTMPGSLGREEQDAKTFAAWGIDYLKYDNCNNGGTKPTIRYPIMTRSLMKAGRPIFFSLCEWGDLHPALWGARIGNSWRTTMDISDTWDSMMTRADLNEPYAELARPGGWNDPDMLEIGNGGMAKNEYIVHFSIWAISKAPLLLGCDIRNLDNDTMEIISNKEVIAVNQDPLGIQAKKVRSEGDQEVWAGPLTGYRLAVLLVNRGAYRYTVIGHWSDIGLPPDTVVEARDIWEHKTLEKTFVRNITATVDGHSCKMYILKPVS; encoded by the exons ATGGTTGTGATTGCCTTTCCTAAATTTAAGCGAGGGGCGTGGATTGATATGGGTTCATCAGATTTAGCATTTTTTG TGAAACAGCCTATAAATACTCAACGCCCTACTCCTTATCCCGTCTCAACGCTGGCTGGCTCCTCATCCCATTTTCGTAGGAAACGGAATCCCGCAATTTACACTCTGcaggtagagagagagagagagaggatacTGGTGGCAGTGGTGGCGGTGATGGTGAGGGGAAAGTGGAGTGATCCCCTGCTTCTGGCGGTGGTGATCGCGTGCGTGTGGTGGCCGTTGGCGACCGACGGAGCTCCGGCGGGAGCGTCGAAGGCGAGGGTGGATTTGAAGTCGTCCAAGTACTTGCACTACCGGCAGGAGTACCGCAGGAACCTGCTCGCCAATGGCCTCGGCCTCACTCCTCCCATGGG GTGGAATAGTTGGAATCACTTCTGGTGTACGGTTAATGAAACGATCCTCAGAGAGACGG CTGATGCTCTGGTTTCTACTGGTCTTTCAAAGCTGGGCTACGAGTACGTCAACATAG ATGATTGCTGGGCTGAGATAGCACGTGATTACAAT GGCAATTTAGTAGCCAAGAATACGACGTTTCCATCTGGCATCAAAGCTCTTGCCGATTATGTTCACAGCAAGGGTTTGAAGCTAGGAATATATTCGGATGCTGG CTATTTTACCTGTAGCAAGACCATGCCTGGATCACTTGGTCGTGAGGAACAAGATGCCAAAACCTTTGCAGCTTGG GGAATTGATTATTTGAAGTATGATAACTGCAACAATGGTGGCACGAAGCCAACCATCAG ATACCCTATAATGACCCGATCTCTGATGAAGGCTGGCCGCCCTATTTTCTTCTCACTTTGCGAATG GGGGGATTTGCACCCGGCTTTATGGGGCGCCAGGATAGGGAACAGCTGGAGGACGACAATGGATATTTCTGATACATGGGACAG TATGATGACTAGAGCTGACTTGAATGAACCGTATGCGGAGCTTGCCAGGCCTGGCGGCTGGAATG ATCCTGACATGCTTGAAATTGGGAATGGAGGAATGGCAAAGAACGAGTACATAGTTCACTTCAGTATATGGGCTATATCCAAG GCCCCTCTTCTTCTTGGTTGCGATATCCGGAATTTGGACAACGATACTATGGAAATAATTTCCAACAAGGAGGTCATTGCAGTGAACCAAG ATCCGCTCGGAATTCAAGCCAAGAAGGTTCGGAGTGAAGGTGACCAAGAG GTCTGGGCCGGGCCTCTCACTGGTTATCGGCTCGCTGTGCTTCTGGTAAACCGAGGCGCATATCGTTATACAGTGATAGGCCACTGGAGCGACATTGGACTTCCGCCAGACACTGTTGTCGAAGCCAGAGATATCTGGGAG CACAAGACTTTGGAGAAGACATTTGTTCGGAACATCACGGCAACAGTTGACGGTCACTCTTGCAAGATGTACATTCTGAAGCCAGTTTCTTAG
- the LOC139883718 gene encoding alpha-galactosidase 1-like translates to MVGRKWERRPASGRAVRVRLVAVGGRRGSGGAASKAKVDLKSSTYLHYKQEYRRNLLANGLGLTPPMGWNSWNHFACVINETVIRETADALVSTGLSKLGYEYVNIDDCWAEIARDYHGNFVPKNTAFPSGIKALADYVHSKGLKIGIYSDSGYFTCSKTMPGSLGHEEQDAKTFAAWGIDYLKYDNCNNGGTKPTVRYPVMTRALMKAGRPIFFSLCEWGDLHPALWGAKIGNSWRTTNDISDTWDSMMSRADLNEPYAELARPGGWNDPDMLEVGNGGMTKNEYMVHFSIWAISKAPLLLGCDIRNLSKDTWEIISNKEVIAVNQDPLGIQAKKVRSEGDQEVWAGPIAGYRVAVLLVNRGTYRYALTAHWDDIGLPLETVAEARDLWEHKTLKNTFVGNISATIDGHSCKLYILKPVG, encoded by the exons ATGGTGGGGAGGAAGTGGGAGCGACGGCCTGCTTCTGGCCGTGCTGTTCGCGTGCGTTTGGTGGCCGTCGGCGGCCGGCGGGGCTCCGGGGGAGCTGCCTCGAAGGCGAAGGTGGATTTGAAGTCGTCCACGTACTTGCACTACAAGCAGGAGTACCGCCGGAACCTGCTCGCCAATGGCCTCGGCCTCACTCCTCCCATGGG GTGGAATAGTTGGAATCACTTCGCGTGCGTAATTAATGAAACGGTCATTAGAGAGACTG CTGATGCTCTGGTTTCTACCGGTCTTTCGAAGCTGGGTTATGAGTATGTCAACATAG ATGATTGCTGGGCTGAGATAGCACGCGATTACCAC GGCAATTTCGTACCCAAGAATACGGCATTTCCGTCTGGCATCAAAGCTCTTGCCGACTATGTTCACAGCAAAGGTTTGAAGATAGGAATTTATTCGGACTCCGG CTATTTTACTTGTAGCAAGACCATGCCTGGATCACTTGGTCACGAGGAACAAGATGCCAAAACCTTTGCAGCTTGG GGAATTGATTATCTGAAGTATGATAACTGCAACAACGGTGGCACGAAGCCAACCGTCAG ATACCCTGTGATGACCCGAGCTCTGATGAAGGCTGGGCGCCCGATTTTCTTCTCACTTTGCGAATG GGGGGATTTGCACCCAGCTCTATGGGGCGCCAAGATAGGGAACAGCTGGAGGACAACGAATGATATTTCTGACACGTGGGACAG TATGATGAGTAGAGCTGACTTGAATGAACCCTACGCAGAGCTTGCCAGGCCTGGTGGCTGGAACG ATCCTGACATGCTTGAAGTTGGGAATGGAGGAATGACAAAGAACGAGTACATGGTTCACTTCAGTATATGGGCTATATCTAAG GCCCCTCTTCTTCTTGGCTGCGATATCCGGAATTTAAGCAAGGATACTTGGGAAATAATTTCCAACAAGGAGGTCATTGCAGTGAACCAAG ATCCACTCGGAATTCAAGCCAAGAAGGTTCGGAGCGAAGGTGACCAAGAG GTCTGGGCTGGCCCTATCGCTGGTTATCGGGTCGCCGTGCTTCTGGTAAACCGAGGCACTTATCGTTACGCATTGACAGCCCACTGGGACGACATCGGACTTCCGCTAGAGACTGTTGCCGAAGCCAGAGATCTCTGGGAG CACAAGACGTTGAAGAACACATTTGTTGGGAACATCTCGGCAACGATTGACGGTCACTCTTGCAAGCTGTACATTCTGAAGCCGGTCGGTTAG